Proteins from one Toxotes jaculatrix isolate fToxJac2 chromosome 13, fToxJac2.pri, whole genome shotgun sequence genomic window:
- the LOC121192271 gene encoding tumor necrosis factor receptor superfamily member 6B-like isoform X2 — MTMMLVPFLVLMSLRMALVDGVGAPVLTYRETDPTTGKQVECERCPPGTYLRSRCTSTLKSECAPCPTGSFTELWNHIGKCLRCGVCGQNQVVKTACTANSDCQCECKRGFYYKRKYDLCVRHSECPSGQGLLTAGTADEDTVCHICPNGTFSDTVSAHHNCTEHQSCYAVGLQLLLRGSTWHNSVCMADDGLASRDGAIYLKEILPAFFLHQKTSIRRLRRIVHNLPSEDGKKQGGTSQLNLSELNVRLNAWVASATPKQIREFPAILMKIGANGAGERLRNKLQRIDSKLMELSALGNEVHSVLMPE; from the exons ATGACCATG ATGCTCGTACCTTTCCTGGTGCTGATGTCACTGCGCATGGCTCTTGTTGACGGTGTCGGCGCGCCCGTCCTGACTTACAGGGAAACGGACCCGACCACAGGCAAGCAGGTGGAGTGCGAGCGCTGCCCGCCGGGGACCTACCTGCGCTCGCGCTGCACGTCGACGCTAAAGAGCGAGTGCGCTCCGTGTCCGACGGGCTCGTTCACCGAGCTGTGGAACCACATCGGGAAGTGTCTGCGCTGCGGCGTGTGCGGACAGAACCAGGTGGTGAAGACGGCTTGCACCGCGAACAGCGACTGCCAGTGCGAGTGTAAACGGGGATTCTACTACAAGAGGAAGTACGACCTCTGCGTCCGCCACAGCGAGTGTCCGTCAGGACAAGGATTGCTGACCGCAG GTACGGCAGATGAGGACACAGTCTGCCACATATGTCCCAATGGCACCTTCTCTGACACCGTCTCTGCTCACCACAACTGCACAGAGCACCAGAGCTGCTATGCCGTagggctgcagctgctgctgaggggCTCCACCTGGCACAACAGCGTGTGCATGGCAGATGATGGGCTCGCGTCCAGAG ATGGAGCCATCTACCTCAAAGAAATCCTCCCGGCTTTCTTCCTCCACCAGAAAACGTCCATCAGGCGGCTGCGTCGGATTGTGCACAACCTCCCCTCTGAGGACGGCAAAAAACAGGGAGGAACTTCACAACTTAACCTTTCAGAACTTAATGTGCGGCTCAACGCTTGGGTCGCTTCTGCTACCCCAAAACAAATTCGGGAGTTTCCTGCCATACTGATGAAAATAGGAGCAAACGGCGCCGGTGAGAGACTACGGAACAAGCTGCAGAGAATCGACAGCAAACTGATGGAGCTGAGTGCTTTGGGGAACGAGGTGCATTCAGTTTTAATGCCAGAATAA
- the LOC121192271 gene encoding tumor necrosis factor receptor superfamily member 6B-like isoform X1 → MDNWSASCSYFLHVSWLDFVVFHYIPSFSLYNSVFPSVLSCLLPSLQMLVPFLVLMSLRMALVDGVGAPVLTYRETDPTTGKQVECERCPPGTYLRSRCTSTLKSECAPCPTGSFTELWNHIGKCLRCGVCGQNQVVKTACTANSDCQCECKRGFYYKRKYDLCVRHSECPSGQGLLTAGTADEDTVCHICPNGTFSDTVSAHHNCTEHQSCYAVGLQLLLRGSTWHNSVCMADDGLASRDGAIYLKEILPAFFLHQKTSIRRLRRIVHNLPSEDGKKQGGTSQLNLSELNVRLNAWVASATPKQIREFPAILMKIGANGAGERLRNKLQRIDSKLMELSALGNEVHSVLMPE, encoded by the exons ATGGATAACTGGTCTGCTAGTTGTTcttattttcttcatgtttcatGGTTGGATTTCGTTGTATTCCATTATATTCCCAGTTTCTCCCTGTATAACTCTGTATTTCCCTCcgtcctctcctgtctccttccttccctccagATGCTCGTACCTTTCCTGGTGCTGATGTCACTGCGCATGGCTCTTGTTGACGGTGTCGGCGCGCCCGTCCTGACTTACAGGGAAACGGACCCGACCACAGGCAAGCAGGTGGAGTGCGAGCGCTGCCCGCCGGGGACCTACCTGCGCTCGCGCTGCACGTCGACGCTAAAGAGCGAGTGCGCTCCGTGTCCGACGGGCTCGTTCACCGAGCTGTGGAACCACATCGGGAAGTGTCTGCGCTGCGGCGTGTGCGGACAGAACCAGGTGGTGAAGACGGCTTGCACCGCGAACAGCGACTGCCAGTGCGAGTGTAAACGGGGATTCTACTACAAGAGGAAGTACGACCTCTGCGTCCGCCACAGCGAGTGTCCGTCAGGACAAGGATTGCTGACCGCAG GTACGGCAGATGAGGACACAGTCTGCCACATATGTCCCAATGGCACCTTCTCTGACACCGTCTCTGCTCACCACAACTGCACAGAGCACCAGAGCTGCTATGCCGTagggctgcagctgctgctgaggggCTCCACCTGGCACAACAGCGTGTGCATGGCAGATGATGGGCTCGCGTCCAGAG ATGGAGCCATCTACCTCAAAGAAATCCTCCCGGCTTTCTTCCTCCACCAGAAAACGTCCATCAGGCGGCTGCGTCGGATTGTGCACAACCTCCCCTCTGAGGACGGCAAAAAACAGGGAGGAACTTCACAACTTAACCTTTCAGAACTTAATGTGCGGCTCAACGCTTGGGTCGCTTCTGCTACCCCAAAACAAATTCGGGAGTTTCCTGCCATACTGATGAAAATAGGAGCAAACGGCGCCGGTGAGAGACTACGGAACAAGCTGCAGAGAATCGACAGCAAACTGATGGAGCTGAGTGCTTTGGGGAACGAGGTGCATTCAGTTTTAATGCCAGAATAA
- the LOC121192271 gene encoding tumor necrosis factor receptor superfamily member 6B-like isoform X3 has protein sequence MLVPFLVLMSLRMALVDGVGAPVLTYRETDPTTGKQVECERCPPGTYLRSRCTSTLKSECAPCPTGSFTELWNHIGKCLRCGVCGQNQVVKTACTANSDCQCECKRGFYYKRKYDLCVRHSECPSGQGLLTAGTADEDTVCHICPNGTFSDTVSAHHNCTEHQSCYAVGLQLLLRGSTWHNSVCMADDGLASRDGAIYLKEILPAFFLHQKTSIRRLRRIVHNLPSEDGKKQGGTSQLNLSELNVRLNAWVASATPKQIREFPAILMKIGANGAGERLRNKLQRIDSKLMELSALGNEVHSVLMPE, from the exons ATGCTCGTACCTTTCCTGGTGCTGATGTCACTGCGCATGGCTCTTGTTGACGGTGTCGGCGCGCCCGTCCTGACTTACAGGGAAACGGACCCGACCACAGGCAAGCAGGTGGAGTGCGAGCGCTGCCCGCCGGGGACCTACCTGCGCTCGCGCTGCACGTCGACGCTAAAGAGCGAGTGCGCTCCGTGTCCGACGGGCTCGTTCACCGAGCTGTGGAACCACATCGGGAAGTGTCTGCGCTGCGGCGTGTGCGGACAGAACCAGGTGGTGAAGACGGCTTGCACCGCGAACAGCGACTGCCAGTGCGAGTGTAAACGGGGATTCTACTACAAGAGGAAGTACGACCTCTGCGTCCGCCACAGCGAGTGTCCGTCAGGACAAGGATTGCTGACCGCAG GTACGGCAGATGAGGACACAGTCTGCCACATATGTCCCAATGGCACCTTCTCTGACACCGTCTCTGCTCACCACAACTGCACAGAGCACCAGAGCTGCTATGCCGTagggctgcagctgctgctgaggggCTCCACCTGGCACAACAGCGTGTGCATGGCAGATGATGGGCTCGCGTCCAGAG ATGGAGCCATCTACCTCAAAGAAATCCTCCCGGCTTTCTTCCTCCACCAGAAAACGTCCATCAGGCGGCTGCGTCGGATTGTGCACAACCTCCCCTCTGAGGACGGCAAAAAACAGGGAGGAACTTCACAACTTAACCTTTCAGAACTTAATGTGCGGCTCAACGCTTGGGTCGCTTCTGCTACCCCAAAACAAATTCGGGAGTTTCCTGCCATACTGATGAAAATAGGAGCAAACGGCGCCGGTGAGAGACTACGGAACAAGCTGCAGAGAATCGACAGCAAACTGATGGAGCTGAGTGCTTTGGGGAACGAGGTGCATTCAGTTTTAATGCCAGAATAA